CTTCGCTCGATCGACATCGAGATCCCGGCCGAACAGGTCACGGCGATCATCGGTCCGTCCGGCTGCGGGAAATCGACCTTCCTCCGCTGTATCAACCGCATGAACGACCTCGTCGACGCCGCGCGGATCGAGGGCGAACTCCGATTCGAAGGGAAAAACGTCTACGACGACGACGTCGATCCCGTCGCCCTGCGGCGCAAGATCGGCATGGTGTTCCAGCACCCGAACCCGTTCCCCAAGAGCATCTACGACAACGTCACCTACGGGCTCGAGGTGCAGGGGATCGACGGCGATTACGACGAGATCGTCGAGAAGGCGCTCCGACGCGCCGCGCTCTGGGACGAAGTGAAGGGACAACTCGACTCGAGCGGACTCGATCTCTCCGGCGGACAACAACAGCGCCTCTGTATCGCCCGCGCGATCGCGCCGGATCCGGAAGTGATCCTGATGGACGAACCGGCCTCGGCGCTGGACCCGGTCGCCACCTCGAAGATCGAAGACCTGATCGAGGATCTCGCCGAGGAGTACACGGTCATCATCGTCACGCACAACATGCAACAGGCCGCCCGCATCTCGGACAAGACCGCCGTCTTCCTGACCGGCGGCGAGCTCGTCGAGTACGACGACACGAGCAAAATCTTCGAAAACCCCGAACACGACCGCGTCGAAGACTACATCACCGGCAAATTCGGATAGCGAGCGTCATCCGCGTTTCTCGCTCGAGTAGTGTCATCATTTTCCCGATAGCACGCACGCATTGAGCATCGGCGACTGTCCGTGACGTCTCGAGTCGCGTCGGTCGGTTTAGCCGCCAGCATTATTTCTGGCAAACTGGTGTCAGAATAGCCACAAATATAATGAGGACCTGATAACTACGGGGAGAGTACGCACGCATGAGTCTGGCTCACCGGTACGCTGTCGCGTTTCTCCTCGTCCTTCTCGTATCGGGGGCCGTACTCGCGGTGACGTTTACCGCCCATCGAACGGACGTCGCGGAGGGAACGGAAGCGACGGTCGCCGACCGCGCCGCCCAGTCGGCGACGATACTGGACGGCCGGATTCAGGCCCACCGTCAAACGGTCGCCGTCGGCGCGGCGGATCCGACCCTCGCGGCACACGGCACGCCGCGACAGCGACGGGCGCTCGAGGCGTTCGTCGATCGGTCGGCATTCGAGGGGGCATCGGTGGTCGACGAGACGGGCCGCGTACAGTGGCTCGTCACCGGTCACGGCGAGTCGATGGACGTCATGGAAATGAATATCAGCGACAGGGAGTACGTGCAGCGGACGCTCGAGGGCGAGCAGTACGTCAGCGAACCGTTCGTCGCCGAAACCGGAAACCGGGTCGTGGCGATCGCCGCGCCGATCCGTGCGGACGGCGAGGTCGTCGGCGCGCTCACCGGAACCTATCACCTCCACGGGACCGATCTG
The DNA window shown above is from Halopiger xanaduensis SH-6 and carries:
- the pstB gene encoding phosphate ABC transporter ATP-binding protein PstB, with the protein product MTRDQMSDPDSRTDSQPTEGENERLASSDVGASDPTTEPLVDSSIDVDGSAASSGGENRTVIESKDLDVFYGDEQALRSIDIEIPAEQVTAIIGPSGCGKSTFLRCINRMNDLVDAARIEGELRFEGKNVYDDDVDPVALRRKIGMVFQHPNPFPKSIYDNVTYGLEVQGIDGDYDEIVEKALRRAALWDEVKGQLDSSGLDLSGGQQQRLCIARAIAPDPEVILMDEPASALDPVATSKIEDLIEDLAEEYTVIIVTHNMQQAARISDKTAVFLTGGELVEYDDTSKIFENPEHDRVEDYITGKFG